The following are encoded together in the Cervus elaphus chromosome 30, mCerEla1.1, whole genome shotgun sequence genome:
- the EEF1AKMT1 gene encoding EEF1A lysine methyltransferase 1 isoform X1 has protein sequence MSDSEDEGPPQLSSYALAALQEFYAEQQQHHSDLRGDDKYNIGIIEENWQLSQFWYSPETALRLAEDAIAAAGEGGRIACVSAPSVYQKLRERHRDDVSVCIFEYDRRFAVYGEDFVYYDYKSPVDLPERIATHSFDIVVADPPYLSEECLRKMSETIKLLTRGKILLCTGAVMEEAAAKLLGVKMCKFIPEHTRTLGNEFRCFVNYDSELDRDLSVQLPGQEGPK, from the exons atgagtgaCTCCGAAGACGAGGGCCCCCCCCAGCTTTCTTCCTACGCCCTCGCAGCTCTGCAGGAATTTTatgctgagcagcagcagcaccactcTGACCTCCGTGGTGACGACAAGTATAACATCGGGATAATAGAAGAGAACTGG CAGCTGAGCCAGTTCTGGTACAGCCCGGAGACAGCCCTGCGCCTTGCTGAGGACGCCATAGCAGCTGCCGGGGAGGGCGGCAG AATAGCGTGTGTGAGCGCCCCCAGCGTCTACCAGAAGCTGAGAGAGCGGCACAGAGACGATGTCTCCGTCTGCATCTTTGAGTACGACCGCAGGTTTGCCGTATACGGAGAGGACTTTGTCTACTATGACTACAAGAGCCCTGTGGACTTACCTGAGAGGATCGCCACACACAGCTTTGACATTGTCGTAGCAGATCCCCCCTATCTCTCGGAGGAATGTCTTAGGAAAATGTCGGAAACCATCAAGCTCCTGACCCGGGGCAAGATCCTGCTGTGCACAG GTGCTGTCATGGAGGAGGCGGCAGCAAAACTGCTTGGAGTGAAGATGTGCAAGTTTATTCCAGAACACACTCGCACCCTGGGAAACGAGTTTCGATGTTTTGTGAATTACGACTCTGAGCTGGACCGTGATCTGTCAGTGCAGCTCCCAGGGCAGGAAGGACCCAAGTGA
- the EEF1AKMT1 gene encoding EEF1A lysine methyltransferase 1 isoform X2 yields the protein MSDSEDEGPPQLSSYALAALQEFYAEQQQHHSDLRGDDKYNIGIIEENWLSQFWYSPETALRLAEDAIAAAGEGGRIACVSAPSVYQKLRERHRDDVSVCIFEYDRRFAVYGEDFVYYDYKSPVDLPERIATHSFDIVVADPPYLSEECLRKMSETIKLLTRGKILLCTGAVMEEAAAKLLGVKMCKFIPEHTRTLGNEFRCFVNYDSELDRDLSVQLPGQEGPK from the exons atgagtgaCTCCGAAGACGAGGGCCCCCCCCAGCTTTCTTCCTACGCCCTCGCAGCTCTGCAGGAATTTTatgctgagcagcagcagcaccactcTGACCTCCGTGGTGACGACAAGTATAACATCGGGATAATAGAAGAGAACTGG CTGAGCCAGTTCTGGTACAGCCCGGAGACAGCCCTGCGCCTTGCTGAGGACGCCATAGCAGCTGCCGGGGAGGGCGGCAG AATAGCGTGTGTGAGCGCCCCCAGCGTCTACCAGAAGCTGAGAGAGCGGCACAGAGACGATGTCTCCGTCTGCATCTTTGAGTACGACCGCAGGTTTGCCGTATACGGAGAGGACTTTGTCTACTATGACTACAAGAGCCCTGTGGACTTACCTGAGAGGATCGCCACACACAGCTTTGACATTGTCGTAGCAGATCCCCCCTATCTCTCGGAGGAATGTCTTAGGAAAATGTCGGAAACCATCAAGCTCCTGACCCGGGGCAAGATCCTGCTGTGCACAG GTGCTGTCATGGAGGAGGCGGCAGCAAAACTGCTTGGAGTGAAGATGTGCAAGTTTATTCCAGAACACACTCGCACCCTGGGAAACGAGTTTCGATGTTTTGTGAATTACGACTCTGAGCTGGACCGTGATCTGTCAGTGCAGCTCCCAGGGCAGGAAGGACCCAAGTGA